In Pelosinus sp. UFO1, one genomic interval encodes:
- the mglC gene encoding galactose/methyl galactoside ABC transporter permease MglC: protein MNFDTKKMNEFLLQYAIYGVLLVLIVAIAVYNSNFLSINTLRDILMQSSTRVIIALGAGFVLITAGVDLSAGRVVGLAAVLSGSMLQVADYSRRFFPDLPQLPIWIPIVIAILGGLIVGLLNGWIVAKFSVPPFIATLGTYVMVYGVNSIYFDMKPNESQPIGGLRSDFTIIGSGSFGTGPYSIPYIVLIALIVAFIVWVIFNKTKLGKNMYAIGGNMNAATVSGINVGLNLVMIYAIAGALYGFAGVLEAARTGGATNNYGNMYELDAIAACVVGGVSTTGGIGTVPGILVGVVIFTVINYGLTFVGMNPYWQLIIKGLIIVAAVAVDIRKYLTKK from the coding sequence ATGAACTTTGATACAAAGAAAATGAATGAGTTCTTATTGCAGTATGCAATATATGGTGTTTTGCTTGTATTGATTGTAGCAATTGCCGTGTATAATTCAAATTTTTTATCGATAAATACCTTACGTGATATTTTAATGCAATCTTCTACCCGAGTAATTATTGCCCTTGGGGCTGGCTTTGTTTTGATAACGGCAGGTGTCGATCTTTCGGCAGGGCGTGTTGTTGGTTTAGCAGCAGTATTGTCGGGTTCTATGCTGCAGGTTGCAGATTATTCCCGGAGATTTTTTCCTGACTTACCTCAACTTCCAATCTGGATACCAATTGTGATCGCTATACTTGGCGGACTTATTGTTGGTTTACTAAATGGGTGGATTGTAGCGAAATTCAGTGTACCACCTTTTATTGCAACGTTAGGAACTTATGTAATGGTCTATGGTGTAAACTCGATTTATTTTGATATGAAACCGAACGAATCTCAGCCAATTGGCGGTTTAAGATCCGACTTTACTATAATTGGTTCAGGATCTTTTGGTACTGGTCCTTATTCGATACCCTACATAGTTCTCATAGCATTAATAGTAGCCTTTATAGTTTGGGTTATTTTCAATAAAACCAAACTAGGGAAAAACATGTATGCCATTGGTGGTAATATGAATGCGGCAACCGTTTCGGGTATTAATGTTGGTCTTAACTTAGTTATGATTTATGCAATTGCTGGAGCACTTTATGGATTTGCTGGTGTATTGGAAGCAGCAAGAACGGGTGGTGCTACAAATAATTATGGCAACATGTACGAATTAGATGCTATTGCAGCTTGTGTTGTTGGCGGTGTATCCACAACAGGGGGCATTGGTACCGTACCTGGTATTTTAGTCGGGGTAGTTATTTTTACGGTTATCAATTATGGTTTGACTTTTGTCGGTATGAATCCTTATTGGCAGCTTATTATAAAAGGTCTCATTATCGTAGCTGCTGTTGCTGTAGATATTCGGAAGTATCTTACAAAAAAATAA
- the leuS gene encoding leucine--tRNA ligase — protein sequence MNERYVPKEIESKWQKHWAEHNTFKTELNRQRPEYYVLEMFPYPSGNLHMGHVRNYSIGDVIARFKSMQGYNVLHPMGWDSFGMPAENAAIKHGVHPAEWTWENIANMRRQQQELGLSYDWDREVATCHPDYYRWTQWLFLLFVERGLAYKKKAAVNWCNDCNTVLANEQVIDGCCWRCDSVVVKKELEQWFFKITEYADRLLSDLSELKGWPERVKTMQENWIGRSEGAEFTFAVADFEEEIAVYTTRHDTVFGVSYVVLAPEHKLVEKLIAGKENEQAVRQFVEKVRNMSEISRTSSEFEKEGMFTGAYAVNPFTDEKVPIWVANYVLVEYGTGAVMGVPAHDERDWQFANKYKLAKKLVIQPEGQELTIESMTGAYDGDGVIVNSGQFTGLKSEAGKVAIAKWLEEQGYGKRRVNYRLRDWLVSRQRYWGAPIPLINCPSCGSVPVPKDQLPVLLPENVNFSAGSVSPLAKVEEFVNCTCPECGGAAKRETDTMDTFICSSWYYMRYTDPKNMLAPFDSTKADYWAPVDQYIGGIEHAILHLLYSRFFTKVLKDAGLINVNEPFKNLLTQGMVIKDGSKMSKSKGNVVSPEEIIAKYGADTARLFILFAAPPERDLEWNDQAVEGSYRFLGRLWRIIDHYASFMAGEETEYDSSTLTKDERNLRRVLHGTIKKVTEDIGDRFNFNTAISSIMELVNAMYTIKDQNISLNPGLVRETVSSLLCLLAPFAPHITEELWSETIGQGSVHKQLWPIFDEKAIELEEVEIVVQMNGKVKEKIVVSATLNAKELEEKVLGEEKVQALLSGKEVIKVIAVPGKLVNIVAR from the coding sequence ATGAATGAAAGATATGTTCCTAAGGAAATTGAATCAAAATGGCAAAAGCACTGGGCTGAGCACAACACTTTTAAGACAGAGCTAAATCGTCAGCGCCCGGAATATTACGTTCTAGAAATGTTCCCTTATCCATCGGGCAATTTACATATGGGTCATGTACGCAATTATTCGATAGGTGATGTAATTGCTAGATTTAAAAGCATGCAAGGCTATAATGTTCTTCATCCAATGGGATGGGATTCCTTTGGTATGCCTGCAGAAAATGCAGCAATTAAACATGGTGTTCACCCAGCAGAATGGACATGGGAAAATATAGCAAATATGCGCCGTCAACAACAAGAATTGGGACTATCCTACGACTGGGATAGAGAAGTTGCCACATGTCACCCTGACTATTATCGTTGGACCCAATGGTTATTCTTGCTGTTCGTGGAACGAGGACTTGCTTATAAGAAAAAAGCAGCGGTAAATTGGTGTAATGACTGTAATACGGTACTAGCAAATGAACAGGTAATTGATGGCTGCTGTTGGCGCTGTGATTCCGTCGTGGTGAAAAAAGAATTAGAACAATGGTTCTTCAAAATAACAGAATATGCAGATCGACTCTTAAGTGATCTTAGCGAATTAAAAGGCTGGCCTGAGCGAGTCAAAACTATGCAAGAAAATTGGATTGGTCGCAGTGAAGGGGCCGAGTTTACCTTTGCCGTAGCTGACTTTGAAGAAGAAATCGCTGTCTATACAACTAGGCATGATACCGTTTTTGGGGTAAGTTATGTGGTATTAGCCCCTGAACATAAACTAGTTGAGAAACTTATTGCTGGTAAAGAAAATGAACAGGCTGTTCGTCAATTTGTAGAAAAAGTAAGAAATATGAGCGAAATTAGTCGTACTTCTAGTGAATTTGAGAAGGAAGGCATGTTTACTGGGGCGTATGCAGTCAATCCTTTTACTGATGAAAAAGTGCCAATTTGGGTAGCTAATTATGTATTAGTGGAATATGGTACGGGAGCAGTAATGGGCGTTCCTGCACATGACGAACGAGACTGGCAATTCGCTAATAAATATAAATTAGCAAAAAAATTGGTAATACAACCTGAAGGGCAAGAGCTAACGATTGAATCTATGACAGGTGCCTACGATGGTGATGGTGTTATCGTAAATTCTGGACAATTTACGGGATTGAAGAGTGAAGCTGGGAAGGTCGCAATTGCAAAATGGTTGGAAGAACAAGGTTATGGCAAACGGCGTGTAAATTATCGCTTACGTGACTGGTTAGTTTCGCGTCAGCGGTATTGGGGCGCACCAATTCCCCTTATTAATTGTCCTAGCTGTGGTAGTGTACCTGTACCTAAAGATCAGTTACCTGTCTTATTACCGGAAAATGTTAATTTCAGTGCAGGTTCTGTTTCGCCTCTAGCTAAGGTAGAAGAATTTGTAAACTGCACATGCCCTGAATGTGGCGGTGCTGCTAAACGTGAGACAGATACTATGGACACTTTTATTTGTTCTTCTTGGTATTATATGCGTTACACAGATCCGAAGAATATGTTAGCGCCTTTTGATTCTACAAAAGCAGACTATTGGGCACCTGTAGATCAATATATTGGCGGCATTGAACATGCTATATTGCATCTATTGTATTCAAGATTTTTTACTAAAGTATTAAAAGATGCTGGTTTAATTAATGTGAATGAGCCTTTCAAAAACTTGCTAACACAGGGTATGGTTATTAAAGATGGTTCTAAAATGTCTAAGTCAAAAGGCAATGTAGTATCTCCTGAGGAAATCATTGCAAAATATGGCGCGGATACAGCCCGGTTATTTATTCTATTTGCGGCACCACCTGAGCGTGATTTAGAATGGAATGACCAAGCAGTAGAAGGTTCTTATCGTTTCTTAGGACGTTTATGGCGTATAATTGATCATTATGCTTCTTTCATGGCAGGGGAAGAAACTGAGTATGATAGTAGCACTCTTACTAAGGATGAACGTAACCTTAGACGTGTATTGCATGGGACAATTAAAAAGGTAACGGAAGACATTGGCGATCGTTTTAATTTTAATACAGCTATCAGCTCTATCATGGAATTGGTAAATGCCATGTATACTATTAAAGATCAGAATATATCATTAAATCCTGGATTGGTGAGGGAGACCGTATCAAGTTTATTATGTTTATTAGCTCCTTTTGCACCTCATATTACAGAAGAATTATGGAGTGAAACGATTGGTCAAGGTAGTGTTCACAAACAGTTGTGGCCTATTTTTGATGAAAAAGCAATCGAGCTAGAGGAAGTAGAAATTGTTGTACAGATGAATGGCAAGGTAAAAGAGAAGATTGTTGTTTCTGCTACTTTAAATGCCAAAGAATTGGAAGAAAAGGTTCTAGGGGAAGAAAAAGTACAAGCTTTGCTGTCAGGTAAAGAAGTGATAAAAGTAATTGCCGTACCAGGAAAGTTAGTTAATATTGTAGCACGTTAA
- a CDS encoding ROK family transcriptional regulator: MENVIANTFKIGSSNDEQTMNVIRRQGPISRVEIAKMTGLTPPTVTNITTKLLDLGLIVEDSIGESSGGRRPLLLKINNLLATVIIIYVRSEQMIGYVIDPEFQIQWEDHRSIKGKKPEEVLEIMMDIIVACQNMAKIPVLAVGVVVRGPVRIRDGVAVFVPNIGWKNAPLKDIIEERIGLPAFIENDVKALSNGEYYYGSVKEASSMILLKVSHGIGGGIIFNGALYRGVNDSAGEVGHTTIDVAGPICSCGNYGCLESLASENALVDMVVKAIKEGQESLIYGLVDGNLSNVTPETIYQAADAKDELAIRMLGKVARYLGIGIANFVNIFNPEIVIIGGGIVRGRQYIEDIVRQIVKDRSFESCSSVLEISFLTTTTENTLKGAADIVFAEITESIWLGQR, translated from the coding sequence GTGGAAAATGTCATAGCAAATACGTTCAAAATAGGCAGTAGTAATGACGAGCAGACGATGAATGTGATTCGGCGTCAGGGACCCATATCAAGAGTGGAAATCGCGAAAATGACAGGATTGACCCCTCCTACAGTTACTAATATTACTACCAAACTTTTGGATTTAGGGTTAATCGTAGAAGATAGTATTGGTGAGTCTAGCGGTGGTCGCAGGCCTTTGTTATTAAAAATTAATAATTTGCTTGCTACTGTAATTATTATTTACGTTCGTTCGGAACAAATGATAGGTTATGTGATTGATCCTGAGTTTCAAATACAATGGGAAGACCATAGAAGTATTAAGGGGAAAAAACCCGAAGAAGTTCTTGAGATTATGATGGATATTATTGTTGCCTGCCAAAACATGGCGAAAATTCCTGTACTTGCTGTAGGAGTCGTTGTTAGAGGTCCAGTTCGAATACGAGATGGAGTAGCAGTGTTTGTCCCTAATATTGGCTGGAAGAATGCACCACTTAAAGACATTATTGAAGAAAGAATTGGTTTACCTGCATTTATTGAAAATGATGTAAAAGCATTAAGTAATGGCGAGTACTATTATGGCTCGGTAAAAGAAGCCAGCAGTATGATTCTATTGAAAGTAAGTCATGGTATTGGTGGTGGCATTATATTTAATGGTGCACTTTATCGAGGTGTAAATGACAGTGCTGGTGAAGTGGGTCATACTACGATTGATGTAGCTGGGCCAATATGTAGTTGTGGTAACTATGGATGTTTAGAATCACTAGCTTCTGAAAATGCCTTAGTTGACATGGTAGTTAAGGCAATAAAAGAAGGGCAAGAATCATTGATTTATGGGTTAGTAGACGGAAATCTATCAAATGTTACTCCTGAAACTATTTATCAGGCTGCAGATGCCAAAGATGAATTGGCAATTCGTATGTTAGGAAAGGTAGCCCGCTATTTAGGGATTGGCATTGCGAATTTTGTTAACATTTTTAATCCTGAAATTGTCATTATTGGCGGTGGAATCGTTAGAGGACGCCAGTATATTGAAGATATAGTTAGACAGATCGTAAAAGACAGGTCCTTTGAAAGCTGTAGCAGTGTACTAGAGATCAGCTTTTTGACGACAACTACCGAGAATACACTAAAAGGTGCAGCTGACATTGTGTTTGCTGAAATTACAGAGTCAATATGGCTTGGGCAACGGTAG
- a CDS encoding galactokinase encodes MDILRFKSLFKEKYGERSEQGPVQFFFSPGRVNLIGEHIDYNGGYVFPAALSLGIYGALRFRSDQFIQLKSTNASQSVTINLAEPIVYNPEDGWANYPKGVIKQLLDDGHLLKGCDILFSGDLPDGAGLSSSAALLVLVTFMLRYADGERDIDKVAIAKFTQKVENQFIGVNCGIMDQFAVAMGKKDVAILLDCNTLHYKYTPFALGEYSLVIMNTNKKRELAESKYNERRDECEQVVDIIKKHRQVESLCQVSILEIDKYVENDVLRRRAHHVISENDRVLLAVELLEKGDIIGFANLMTQSHISLKADYEVTGVELDCIVENALLAKGCIGARMTGAGFGGCAIALVATCNIDQFKVVVAQEYQKTTGLLPDFYVASIVDGVRLLDAKS; translated from the coding sequence ATGGATATTCTTCGTTTTAAAAGTCTCTTTAAAGAAAAATATGGTGAAAGAAGTGAGCAGGGGCCAGTGCAGTTTTTTTTCTCTCCTGGCAGGGTTAATTTAATTGGTGAACACATTGACTATAATGGTGGTTATGTATTTCCCGCAGCTCTATCTTTGGGGATATATGGTGCCTTGCGGTTTCGTTCTGATCAATTCATTCAACTAAAATCCACGAATGCTTCACAAAGTGTTACTATTAATTTGGCAGAACCAATTGTATATAATCCAGAAGATGGCTGGGCTAATTATCCTAAAGGGGTTATTAAACAGCTGTTAGATGATGGACATTTGTTAAAAGGTTGCGATATATTATTTTCAGGTGATCTTCCTGATGGGGCGGGCCTTTCTTCTTCAGCGGCCTTGCTGGTATTAGTAACGTTTATGTTGCGTTATGCTGATGGCGAGAGGGATATTGACAAGGTGGCTATTGCAAAATTTACTCAGAAGGTGGAGAATCAATTCATTGGAGTTAACTGCGGTATTATGGATCAATTTGCCGTAGCCATGGGTAAAAAAGACGTTGCCATATTACTGGATTGCAATACATTACATTATAAGTATACTCCCTTTGCCTTGGGAGAATACAGTTTGGTTATAATGAATACGAATAAGAAACGAGAGTTAGCAGAATCCAAATATAATGAGCGTCGTGATGAGTGCGAACAAGTAGTTGACATCATAAAGAAGCACCGACAGGTTGAAAGCCTTTGTCAAGTTTCTATATTAGAGATAGACAAATATGTAGAAAATGATGTATTGCGCCGCAGAGCACACCATGTTATATCAGAAAATGACAGGGTACTGTTAGCAGTTGAGCTATTAGAAAAAGGTGATATCATTGGCTTTGCAAATCTGATGACCCAGTCGCATATCTCGCTAAAAGCTGATTATGAGGTTACGGGAGTAGAATTGGATTGCATTGTTGAGAATGCTCTTTTAGCGAAAGGGTGTATTGGGGCTCGTATGACGGGAGCCGGCTTTGGTGGCTGTGCTATTGCTTTGGTAGCAACATGTAATATAGATCAATTTAAAGTTGTCGTAGCTCAAGAGTATCAAAAAACAACAGGCTTACTACCCGATTTTTATGTAGCAAGTATTGTCGATGGTGTGAGATTATTGGATGCTAAAAGTTAA
- the mgrA gene encoding L-glyceraldehyde 3-phosphate reductase has protein sequence MVYVARGERYDEMKYNYCGNSGLKLSAISLGLWHNFGDVNIYENSRAMVRRGFDLGITHYDLANNYGPPPGSAEETFGRILHDDFRRHRDEMVISTKAGYTMWSGPYGDFGSKKYLVASLDQSLKRMGLDYVDIFYHHRPDAETPLEETMGALDLLVRQGKALYVGLSNYKHEQAREAFAILKRLGTPCLIHQPRYSMLDRWIEEGLLDVLEEAGVGCIAFSPLGKGVLTNRYLHGIPEDSRVASQSVFLKSEDITEELLFKVRSLHQIAEKRGQSMAQMALAWVLRKKQMTSVLIGASKVSQIDDCVGALQYLDFSSEELAKIDEILKNK, from the coding sequence ATGGTATATGTAGCACGTGGTGAAAGATATGATGAAATGAAGTATAATTATTGTGGGAATAGCGGATTAAAGCTTTCGGCAATTTCCTTGGGGCTTTGGCACAATTTTGGTGATGTGAACATTTATGAGAATAGCCGAGCTATGGTACGTCGGGGGTTCGATTTAGGAATTACACATTATGATCTTGCCAATAATTATGGTCCCCCTCCTGGATCGGCTGAAGAAACTTTTGGAAGAATTCTACACGATGATTTTAGACGTCATAGGGATGAGATGGTTATTTCTACGAAGGCAGGCTATACTATGTGGTCTGGTCCTTATGGGGACTTTGGTTCTAAGAAATATCTTGTTGCGAGCCTAGATCAAAGCTTAAAGCGAATGGGACTTGATTATGTTGATATATTTTATCATCACCGCCCCGATGCTGAAACTCCCCTAGAAGAGACAATGGGAGCCCTAGATTTACTTGTGCGTCAAGGTAAAGCACTGTATGTTGGTTTGTCCAATTACAAGCATGAACAAGCCCGAGAAGCATTTGCAATTCTTAAAAGGCTAGGTACACCTTGCCTCATTCATCAGCCACGGTATTCTATGTTAGATCGATGGATTGAGGAAGGATTATTAGACGTTTTGGAAGAGGCTGGTGTTGGCTGTATCGCTTTTTCTCCTTTAGGAAAAGGTGTACTTACTAATCGTTATCTACATGGCATACCGGAAGATTCTCGAGTAGCGAGTCAAAGTGTGTTTTTAAAGTCAGAAGATATTACAGAAGAATTACTCTTTAAAGTTCGATCGTTACATCAAATTGCTGAAAAAAGAGGGCAGAGCATGGCTCAAATGGCTTTGGCCTGGGTGCTTCGTAAGAAGCAAATGACATCTGTCTTGATTGGGGCTAGTAAGGTAAGTCAAATTGATGACTGTGTAGGAGCATTACAGTATCTCGATTTCAGCTCCGAAGAATTAGCGAAAATTGATGAAATTTTAAAAAATAAATAG
- a CDS encoding galactose ABC transporter substrate-binding protein, which translates to MKKNWKGLLISTLLAGALVAGCSSSTPPAAGDASKGGKNLIGVAIYKFDDTFMSGVRSAISKAAEGKAQLEIVDSQNSQPTQNDKVDLFINKKAKALAINPVDRNAAGVIVDKAKAANIPVVFLNREPLPEDMKKWDKVFYVGAKAEQSGIMEGQLVVDYFKAHPTKDGVIHYVMLKGEPGHQDAEMRTKFAIKAIEDAGMKVEKVAEDTAMWDRVKGQEKMAAFLAANEGKIDVVLANNDDMALGAIEALKAKGYFKDGKYMPVVGVDATAPALKALEEGTLFGTVLNDANNQGKATFNLANVLAEGQAPTKENTGYTITDGKYVWIDYKKITKENMNEAK; encoded by the coding sequence GTGAAAAAGAATTGGAAGGGACTCTTGATTTCAACGTTGTTAGCGGGGGCATTGGTAGCTGGATGTTCAAGCTCAACACCACCTGCTGCTGGGGACGCAAGTAAAGGTGGTAAGAACTTAATTGGTGTTGCGATCTACAAATTTGATGATACCTTTATGAGTGGTGTACGCAGTGCTATTTCTAAGGCTGCCGAAGGCAAGGCTCAATTAGAAATCGTTGATAGCCAAAATTCACAGCCTACCCAGAATGACAAGGTTGACTTATTTATTAACAAAAAAGCAAAAGCACTTGCTATTAATCCAGTTGATCGTAATGCAGCTGGCGTAATTGTTGATAAAGCAAAAGCTGCTAATATTCCTGTAGTATTTTTAAACCGTGAACCTCTTCCAGAAGATATGAAAAAATGGGATAAAGTTTTCTATGTAGGCGCTAAAGCTGAGCAATCTGGGATCATGGAAGGACAATTAGTTGTCGACTATTTCAAAGCTCATCCTACAAAAGACGGCGTAATCCACTATGTTATGCTCAAAGGTGAACCAGGTCACCAAGATGCTGAAATGCGTACTAAATTTGCCATTAAAGCAATCGAAGATGCTGGTATGAAGGTTGAAAAAGTAGCTGAAGATACTGCTATGTGGGATCGTGTAAAAGGTCAAGAAAAAATGGCAGCCTTCTTAGCAGCAAATGAAGGAAAAATAGATGTCGTATTAGCAAATAATGATGACATGGCTCTTGGTGCTATTGAAGCATTGAAAGCTAAAGGATATTTTAAAGATGGAAAATATATGCCTGTAGTTGGTGTTGATGCTACTGCTCCAGCTTTGAAAGCATTAGAAGAAGGTACTTTGTTTGGAACAGTTTTAAACGATGCTAATAACCAAGGTAAAGCAACTTTTAATCTTGCAAATGTATTGGCTGAAGGTCAAGCACCTACGAAAGAAAACACTGGTTATACTATTACTGATGGTAAATATGTATGGATTGATTATAAGAAAATTACAAAAGAAAATATGAACGAAGCTAAGTAA
- a CDS encoding sugar ABC transporter ATP-binding protein encodes MTETNFLLEMNHISKEFPGVKALDDVTLKVRPGTVHALMGENGAGKSTLMKCLFGIYKQDAGEIILNGQKLDIHNSKDALNYGVSMIHQELHPIPHRDVMENVWLGRFPMKGIGPFQFVDHKKMYADTTALFEQLEIDINPNALVKTLSVSKIQSIEIAKAVSFNSKIIVMDEPTSSLTGTEVEQLFKIIRDLRKRGVSIIYISHKMEEILQISDEVTIMRDGKYIGTWNAAELTTDLIISKMVGRDLTQRFPERTNVPGEVVLRVENLTSPNPRSFKNVTFDLRKGEVLGVGGLVGAQRTELIEAIFGLRAIAAGKFILNGKEVKIKSPADAKKHKIALLTEERRVTGIFPVLPITENTAIANLDAYQTPYFLLDEQKMKEDAVKSAERLRVKTPSVRELIKNLSGGNQQKVLLGRWLLMNPDILLLDEPTRGIDVGAKFEIYTIIAELAKQGKSIIMISSEMPEILGMSDRIMVMCEGRLTGIIDQKNATEREIMRHATLYMA; translated from the coding sequence ATGACAGAAACAAATTTTTTACTTGAAATGAATCATATCTCCAAAGAGTTTCCTGGGGTAAAGGCCCTAGATGATGTGACACTTAAAGTAAGGCCTGGTACTGTTCACGCTTTGATGGGGGAAAATGGTGCAGGAAAGTCTACATTAATGAAATGTCTTTTTGGGATATATAAGCAGGATGCTGGTGAAATCATTTTAAATGGACAAAAACTAGATATTCATAATTCTAAGGATGCCCTGAATTATGGAGTTTCCATGATTCATCAGGAATTGCATCCCATTCCTCATAGAGATGTTATGGAAAATGTATGGCTTGGACGCTTTCCAATGAAAGGTATTGGACCTTTTCAATTCGTGGACCATAAAAAAATGTATGCTGATACAACCGCTTTGTTTGAGCAACTTGAAATTGACATCAATCCGAACGCATTAGTTAAAACCTTATCCGTATCTAAAATACAGTCTATAGAAATTGCTAAAGCCGTATCTTTCAATTCAAAAATTATCGTAATGGATGAACCAACCTCTTCATTGACTGGTACAGAAGTAGAACAACTGTTTAAAATTATACGTGATCTACGAAAAAGAGGAGTTTCTATCATCTATATATCTCATAAAATGGAAGAAATTCTTCAAATATCGGATGAGGTAACCATTATGCGCGATGGTAAGTATATTGGCACCTGGAATGCAGCAGAATTGACTACGGATCTTATTATTTCCAAAATGGTTGGACGTGATCTGACGCAACGCTTTCCCGAGCGTACGAATGTACCTGGCGAAGTTGTGTTAAGAGTTGAGAATCTAACGTCACCAAATCCGCGTTCCTTTAAAAATGTAACCTTTGATCTTCGAAAAGGAGAAGTATTAGGGGTTGGTGGTCTTGTAGGAGCACAACGTACAGAGTTAATTGAAGCTATCTTTGGATTGCGTGCAATAGCGGCAGGAAAATTTATTTTAAATGGTAAAGAGGTTAAAATAAAATCACCAGCCGATGCAAAAAAACATAAGATAGCCTTGCTTACAGAGGAGCGTCGGGTGACAGGCATATTCCCTGTGTTACCCATAACGGAAAACACGGCAATTGCTAACCTTGATGCTTACCAGACACCTTATTTCTTACTTGATGAACAGAAGATGAAAGAAGATGCAGTTAAGAGTGCTGAAAGGCTTCGGGTAAAAACGCCTTCTGTTAGAGAGTTAATTAAAAATTTATCAGGTGGAAATCAACAAAAAGTCTTGTTAGGCCGTTGGCTACTAATGAATCCTGATATACTGCTTCTTGATGAACCAACTCGTGGTATTGATGTTGGTGCAAAGTTTGAAATCTATACGATTATTGCTGAACTAGCTAAACAAGGCAAGAGTATCATTATGATTTCTTCAGAAATGCCTGAGATATTAGGGATGTCTGACAGAATTATGGTAATGTGCGAAGGAAGGCTTACTGGAATAATTGATCAAAAGAATGCTACAGAGCGGGAAATCATGCGTCATGCAACATTATACATGGCGTAA
- a CDS encoding NUDIX domain-containing protein, whose amino-acid sequence MSDAKNGFFRDCDKSAYIQSSNTVDMVIFSAIDGEDKDPRRLPDKVLQILLVKKKKDPLSTKESESQQGKWALPGGFVNYEESIDEAAVRELKAETNLENVYMEQLYTWGRVYPDLRRRVISTSYMALVDREKFIVKSGEDAEDVRWFNVSSKVIEKIKSPTANGYILEKTFEIIVENEEITIKDHVMVKTIVEGHISKTENTYIENKNGLAFDHAKVIQYALDRMKNKVMYTDIAFSLMPELFTLTELQKVYEVLYSRELADAYFRKKVKRMLTKTTLLSEGKRFRPSKLYRFNPKWTEKDDEEFCVKNDE is encoded by the coding sequence ATGAGTGATGCTAAAAATGGTTTTTTTAGAGATTGTGATAAAAGTGCCTATATACAATCATCTAATACAGTTGATATGGTTATCTTTAGTGCGATTGATGGTGAAGATAAGGATCCTAGACGGCTCCCTGATAAGGTTCTGCAAATATTGTTAGTAAAGAAGAAAAAAGATCCCTTATCGACGAAAGAAAGTGAATCTCAGCAAGGTAAATGGGCGCTTCCAGGTGGGTTTGTAAATTACGAAGAAAGTATTGACGAAGCTGCCGTAAGGGAGTTAAAGGCGGAGACCAATCTAGAAAATGTGTATATGGAACAACTGTATACCTGGGGACGGGTCTACCCTGATCTTCGACGTAGAGTAATCAGTACATCCTATATGGCTTTAGTAGATAGAGAAAAATTTATTGTAAAATCCGGTGAAGACGCAGAGGATGTAAGATGGTTCAATGTTAGTAGTAAGGTAATCGAAAAAATAAAAAGTCCAACAGCAAATGGTTACATTCTTGAAAAAACATTTGAGATTATAGTTGAAAATGAGGAAATTACGATAAAAGACCATGTTATGGTCAAAACAATAGTAGAAGGTCATATTTCTAAAACAGAAAACACCTATATTGAGAATAAGAATGGCTTGGCCTTTGACCATGCGAAAGTTATTCAATATGCTCTTGATAGAATGAAAAATAAAGTAATGTATACAGATATCGCCTTTAGTTTGATGCCAGAATTATTTACGCTTACTGAATTACAAAAAGTATATGAGGTATTATATAGCCGAGAATTGGCAGATGCTTATTTTAGAAAAAAAGTAAAGCGAATGCTGACGAAAACCACTCTGTTATCTGAGGGGAAACGTTTTAGGCCTTCAAAACTTTATCGTTTTAATCCTAAGTGGACGGAAAAGGACGATGAGGAATTTTGTGTAAAAAATGATGAATAA